The following is a genomic window from Candidatus Diapherotrites archaeon.
TATACAGAAAGATTTTTATATATTATTGTACACTATACTGTATGATTTGATATGATAAGAAGAGAACTTATAAATATAATAGCAGGATATAATTTCTGGGGGAAGGAGCAGGAAACTGGCATAAGTCGAGAGACCTTAAAAAAAGCGAGCAAATTTGTTAGGAAAGGTACTGCTTTATCTATTGTCGGCATAAGAAAGTGTGGTAAAACTTATTTAACAAAACAAATTCTTGCTGAAAAAATAAGCGAAGGCAAAAAAAAAGAGCAAACAGTGTACATTAATTTTGAAGACCCTTCTTTTGAGCCTTATTTAAGCACCAGTTTACTTGATGACACATATGAAACATACAGGTATTATTTGAATAAGGATAAGACAGCATTCATTGTTCTTGATGAAATTCAAAATATTGAAAAATGGGAGAAATGGGTGAGAACAATGTTAGAAAAAAAAGAGGACATACAATTAATAATAACGGGGTCTTCTTCTAAATTGTTGTCTTCAGAGATCGCAAGCCTGCTCACTGGCAGAACCATTACTGTTTCATTGTATCCTCTCTCATTTAAAGAATTCATAATATTCAAAGGCTTTAAAGAATTTTTAACGGAGCAAAAGGCCCTTGTTTTTTTGGAAGAATTTATTGAATTCGGCGGTTTCCCAATGGTTGTTTTAGCAGAGAACCAAGAATTTAAAACTATTTATTTAAAGGAAATATTTGGAGGAATATTAACTAGAGACATAGTAAAAAGATATGAAATAAGACAAGAACATGAACTAAGGTCTTTGGCTGTATTATTAATTAATAATTTTTCTTCTTTTGTCAGCGTAAACAAATTGAGAAATATAATGTACAATGTAACAAAAATAAAATTATCCCCAACAACAATAAACAATTACTTAAAATATTTTTCTGACCCTTTTTTGTTTTTCTTTATTCCAATATTTTCTTATAAAATAAAAGACCCCCTGCAGTACCCGAAAAAAGTATACTGCATTGACACTGGAATTATAAATAAAGTATCACAAAAATTTTCTCAGGATAAAGGAAAATTATACGAAAATATTGTTGGGGTGGAACTTGTAAAAAGGTTTGGAAAAGAAAATATTTTTTACTGGAAGTCAAAACAGCAAGAGGAAATAGACTTCCTTGTAAAGCAGCAAAAGCCAGAAACATTAATACAGGTCTGCTATGATCTTAAACCAGAGAACAAAAAAAGAGAACTTAAACCATTGCTCAAAGCATCAAAAGAACTGAAATGCAACAAATTGCTCGTAATAACAAGAAATTATAAAAAAACAGAAATGTACAAAAGAAAAAAAATAAATTTTGTGCCATTGTG
Proteins encoded in this region:
- a CDS encoding ATP-binding protein translates to MIRRELINIIAGYNFWGKEQETGISRETLKKASKFVRKGTALSIVGIRKCGKTYLTKQILAEKISEGKKKEQTVYINFEDPSFEPYLSTSLLDDTYETYRYYLNKDKTAFIVLDEIQNIEKWEKWVRTMLEKKEDIQLIITGSSSKLLSSEIASLLTGRTITVSLYPLSFKEFIIFKGFKEFLTEQKALVFLEEFIEFGGFPMVVLAENQEFKTIYLKEIFGGILTRDIVKRYEIRQEHELRSLAVLLINNFSSFVSVNKLRNIMYNVTKIKLSPTTINNYLKYFSDPFLFFFIPIFSYKIKDPLQYPKKVYCIDTGIINKVSQKFSQDKGKLYENIVGVELVKRFGKENIFYWKSKQQEEIDFLVKQQKPETLIQVCYDLKPENKKRELKPLLKASKELKCNKLLVITRNYKKTEMYKRKKINFVPLWEWLLQD